The Comamonas sp. 26 DNA window CGCTCTTGTCCGCGCGCCAGGCCTTGACCAGGGACACATCGGCCACGAGGGAGCGCTCCATCACATAGGTTTCGCCATCAAACTCGCGCAGCTCTTTACCCTCAGCCACCAGCGTACCCACACCGGTCTTGGTAAAGAACGCAGGGATGCCTGCGCCGCCAGCGCGCATCTTCTCGGCCAGCGTGCCTTGGGGAGTGAATTCCAGCTCCAGCTCACCGGCCAGATACTGGCGCTCGAACTCCTTGTTCTCGCCCACGTAGCTGGCGATCATGCGCTTGATCTGGCGGGTGTCCAGCAGCTTGCCCAGACCAATACCGTCCACGCCAGCGTTGTTGGAAGCCACAGTGAGATTCTTGACGCCACTGGCGCACACAGCGTCGATCAGGGCTTCAGGAATGCCGCACAAGCCAAAGCCGCCAACGGCCAGCAATTGCCCGTCAGCCACAACGCCTTGCAGCGCCGCATCTGCGGATGGGTAGAGCTTTTTCACACATGTCTCCTTTATTTGGGATGCTCTACGATACTACGTACTCAAGTAAGTAGTTTTTCGTAAAGAGCAGTACTATGAATGTGGATTACCAGTTGGCGTTTGACTCAGCCCCCGTCGGTCTTGTCATTTCGCGCAACCGCATCATGATCGACTGCAATCGACAGTTATGTGAAATGTTCCATGCATCGCGCGAGGTACTCATAGGCCAGACGTTCCAGGTGCTTTACCCCAGTGTCGATGAATACGAGCGGCTGGGCGCGCGCATCGCCCCCATTCTCAATACCACAGGCATCTATTCCGACAACCGCATCATGAAGCGCGCCAATGGCGAGGTCTTCTGGTGCCATGTCAGCGGCCGCACCCTCGATCGCGATGACCCGCATGCTTCGGGCATCTGGAGCTTTGAAGATCTCTCGGCCCAGCGCCCTGTCAAAGCCGAGCTCACAGGCCGCGAGCGCGAAGTAGCGGCGCGCCTGCTCGAAGGCATGACCAGCAAGGAAATTGGCAAGGCGCTGGCCATCAGCCACCGTACGGTAGAAATTTATCGAGCCCGCCTGATGCGCAAATACGGTGCATCCACGGCCGCCGATCTGGTGCACAAACTGGTGGCTGGGTGAGGCCGCTCAAGCGGTAGGTCAAGCACGGCATTTGACATCTCGCGCTTGTGCAAATGCGCACGCTCGCATAGGCTTGAAAGCTCAAGCCCTGCCTGTTATCTGAAGCAGCAAAGCACTGCGGCAAGCCCCTCAAAAAAGCCTCCATCACATTTATTACTATGACGCGGCTTAGTAATTTCAATAGCGCAAAACGCTTGTTTTGCCTGCCCTGCACTGATAATTCACCTCAATCAATTGCAAACAGCTATCGAATCTAATTGATCGATACCAAATCATGATTGGTATCAGTTTTCTAACCCCACCGACTTGTCGGATCGTTGAAACGGAGAGCCCCATGACTACAGAATCCAAGTGCCCCTTCCACCAAGGCCAGAACAGTGCAACCGCTGCCGTCGGCAATGGGACTACCAACGATCACTGGTGGCCAGATCGCTTGCGGGTGGAGCTGCTGAGCCAGCACTCCGCCAAGAGCAACCCTCTGGGCGAAGACTTCAACTACGCTGAAGAATTCCAGAAGCTGGACTATGAGGGTCTCAAGCGCGATCTGCGTAAGCTGATGACGGACTCTCAGGACTGGTGGCCTGCCGACTACGGTCACTACGGCCCTCAGTTCATCCGCATGGCCTGGCACGCAGCCGGCACCTACCGCGTGCAAGACGGCCGTGGTGGCGCAGCCCGTGCTCAGCAGCGCTTTGCGCCGCTGAATAGCTGGCCCGACAACGTCAACATCGACAAATCTCGCCGCCTGCTGTGGCCGCTCAAGCAAAAGTACGGCAACAAAATCTCCTGGGGCGACCTGATGATGCTGTGCGGTAACGTCGCACTGGAAACCATGGGCTTTCGAACCTTCGGCTTCTCCGGCGGTCGCACCGACACCTGGGAGCCCGATCAGGACGTGTACTGGGGCGCTGAAAAAGAATGGCTGGCCACCAGCGAAAAGGCCAACAGCCGCTACTCTGGCGACCGCGAACTGGAAAACCCGCTGGCTGCCGTTCAGATGGGCCTGATTTACGTGAACCCGGAAGGCCCGGACGGTAACGGCGACCCGCTGGCTTCGGCCCGCGATATTCGCGAGACCTTTGCCCGCATGGCCATGGACGACGAAGAAACCGTCGCCCTGATCGCGGGTGGCCACACCTTCGGCAAGACCCATGGCGCAGGCGACGCATCCCACGTAGGCGCCGCCCCTGAAGCAGCCGGTCTGGAAGCACAAGGCCTGGGCTGGGCCAGCTCATTCCGATCGGGAAAGGGGGCAGACGCCATCACCTCCGGCCTGGAAGTGACCTGGACACAGACCCCCACGCAGTGGAGCAATTTCTTCTTTGACAACCTTTTCGGCTTTGAGTGGGAGCGCGAGAAGAGCCCCGCCGGTGCCGGTCAGTGGGTAGCCAAGGATGCAGGCCACATCATTCCCGCCCCCGACGCTGGCGGCGCAATGCGCAAGCCCACCATGCTGACCTCAGACATCGCTTTGCGCGTGGACCCTGTCTACGAAAAAATTTCTCGTCGTTTTCTGGAGAACCCACAGGCATTTGCTGAAGCCTTTGCCCGTGCCTGGTTCAAGCTGACTCACCGCGATCTGGGCCCCCGCTCGCGCTACATCGGCCCAGAAGTCCCCAAGGAAGAGCTGCTGTGGCAAGACGTGGTGCCTGCCGCCACAGAAGCACCGGTGAACGAAGCCACTGTCAATGCCATCAAGGCCAAAATTCTGGCCTCTGGCCTGAGTGTGCAGGAGCTGGTTGGCACAGCCTGGGCCTCGGCCTCCACCTTCCGCGGCTCCGACAAGCGCGGTGGTGCCAACGGGGCCCGCATTCGCCTGGCCCCCCAAAAAGACTGGGCGGCAAACAACCCCGCGCAATTGGCCAAGGTTCTGGAAAAGCTGGAAAGCATCCGTGCCGAGTTCAAGATATCGCTGGCTGACCTGATCGTTCTGGCGGGTGGCGTGGGCGTGGAAAAAGCCGCTGCCGACGCTGGCGTGACCATTGCCGTGCCTTTTACCGCAGGTCGCACCGACGCGTCTGCCGCGCAAACCGATGCGGATTCGATCAAGTATCTGGAGCCCAAGGCTGACGGCTTCCGCAACCATCTGCAAGGCAAGTTCCCAGCGTCGCCAGAGGCACTGTTGATCGACAAGGCGCAGTTGTTGACCTTGACCGCCCCCGAGATGACCGTACTGATCGGCGGCTTGCGCGCCATCAACATCAACACCGATGGCAGCCAGCACGGCGTGCTGACGGAAAAGCCCGGCCAGCTGACAACCGACTTCTTCGTAAACATTCTGGACATGGCCACCCAGTGGACTGACCTGCAGGATGGCACTTACGAAGGCGTAGACCGCAAGACCGGCGCCAAGAAGTGGACAGGTACCCGCGTTGACCTGGTGTTTGGCTCCAACGCCATCCTGCGCGCCCTGACCGAGGTGTATGCAGAAACGGGTAACCAGGACAAGTTCTACAAGGACTTTGTGGCTGCCTGGACCAAGGTGATGAACCTAGACCGCTTTGATCTGAAAAAGGTCTGACGACGCAAGAGGTGTATGAGGCATAGACCTCACTCACCCAAAAACATGCCTCTCAAAAGCACTCTTCGGAGTGCTTTTTGCGCTCAGATGAATGCCTTCGCATTTTGCTGAACTTGATCCCCATTCCACCCATTGATGTCACCGTTCAGGCTTTTAAAGAAAAGTCAAAACCCTATTGCACATCCTTCGTATTTAATTGTTAATTCTCATGAAAAACGTCGCAAAGCTTGCGCTCACCGCCAGCAAGCACCTTGAAGCAAGGGTCCACCATGTGCTTGAGCAGTTTTAGATTCGTCGTCAGCGAGGCCTGAAATAATCATGGGCAAGGAACACCTTTATGTACTGGCTCCGGCCCTGACATTGCTGTTCCTGTCCGGCTTGCTGCTTCTATGCTGGGTTTTTCAACGCCAGCAACGTTTCCTGCTCTGGCAATGCTGCGCCTACGCACTCACCGCCCTGCCCTTCGCTTTTCAAAGTACGGCATCCACAGAGATGCTGTATCGCTACGCAGCCGTCAGCTGCACGCTTTACCTGCTGGGCGGCTGGTTTTTGGCCAAGTGCTGGGCCGAGCATTGGCGTGTCCCCATTCAGACCAGAGTCAGTCTTGGGATCGCCCTGCTCACCCTCCTCAGCGCTATTTACTACAGCAACAACCTTTTGGCGCGCGTGCACATCTCCAGCGCAGGCATAGGCCTCATCATGCTGCTACCCGTGCTGTCAGCACTGCGGCACAGACATTCACCAGACTGGCTGGACAAGGTTTTGCTCACCAGCGCCTTCATCTATTCCGTGATAACCATCACCCGGCCCATGATCATTACAGTGCTGGGCCATTCAGAGTTCGAGAAATTTGCAAACTCGGTCTACTGGTTCGCTAGTGCGATGAGTACTTTGTTTTTTGCCATTTTCTTCACCGTCTTGATGGCTGCCATTGCCATCCGCGCCACCATTCGCCAGTTGCGCAACGAACGCGATCAGGATTCATTGACCCAGATTCTCAATCGCCGGGCTTTTTATGAACTGGCGCGCCGCCGACTGCAGGACAAGCGTTTGTTCCCCATGGCCATACTGGCGGGCGATATTGATCACTTCAAGCGCATCAACGACACCTGGGGCCATAGCCGCGGCGACGAGGTGCTCAAACTAATCTCTGCCACCTTGCAGCGCAATGTGCGCGGCTTTGACCTGGTTGCCCGCTTTGGCGGTGAAGAATTTGTCATGCTGCTGACACGCATAGACCTGACAGAGGCAGAACAGGTCGCCCAGCGCATACGGCTTGAGCTTCGATCCGATCATTCCGTGCTGCCCAAAAACGCCACACTGACCATGAGCTTTGGTGTTGCCCCCATCGAAAACGCCAAGCAGCTTGAAACTGCACTCAAGGAGGCCGATGACCTGCTGTATGCCGCCAAGCATGCGGGGCGCGATCAAGTCCATGTCTCGGGCAACAACTACCAGAACATTGGCTTTGAGCACACCATGCCCAACCCTGGAATCAGCGCATCGCATATCTGAGGGATCTGTAAATTTTGAAAAAAATAGCTGTCAGTGCTTATAAGTAAAGCGCTGACAGCTATTTTTTTGATAGTGGCAGAATTTTTTGAAGCCTTAGATCCACAAGTCACATTCCAGATCCATGGCTTATTGAGAAAAGCCCAGCCCCCGTACAAAGACTTGCAACTGGTTCTACCTACTTTCGCTGAATCTGACAATCGAACCCTTCTCTCGATTCTTTGAGGCTCAGCTTAATCAGCCTTGAACAAGCTGAGAGACACGCTATTTAGTCTCTGCGCTCCACCGGCAGGACGATCTCCGTTAGGCTTGCAGCGTTCTCCCACTCAAGCCCCACAGCCCATGCTTTTTATTCTGCTCAAACTTCTGCACCTTCTGGCCGTACTCATCTGGGTAGGCGGCATGTTTTTTGCCCATTTCTTTCTGCGCCCGTCCCTACAAGTGCTGCAGCCGCCAGAACGCGTCAAGCTGATGCACGGCGTGCTACAGCGCTTTTTTGCCTGGGTGCTGGTACTAGTCGTCGTGGTTCTGGCCTCGGGCATAGGCATGATTGGCAGCATTCATGCCATGGCCGCCAAGGCGGGTGGGCAGTTCAATATGCCCGTCAGCTGGATTGTGATGAGCATTCTCGGCGTGGTGATGATGGCCGTGTTCGGCCACATCCGCTTTGCGCTGTTCAAGCGCCTTGATGCGGCCGTTCAGGCCAAAGACTGGCCCGCAGGCGGCAAGGCGCTCGACAGCATTCGCAAATTAGTGTCCCTCAATCTGGCCATCGGCCTGGTGATTGTGGTGGTGCTGCGCGTGCCGCTGTAACTCGCACCCCGACCTTCACCCGCCCAAGCCCGGCCTGTTCATAGCTGGGCTTTTTTTGATTTAACAAGCACTAATCGCTTATCCATCAAGCGCAAAAAGCTTCCATTTTCATAGCAAATGGATTATCCGAGCCTCTGCCTCACGCTGCACAGGTAAAAAATCCTGCTGACTTTTTTTTGCACTTGCACAATAATTGCCAACTCAATCATTGACCAAACAAATATTGGTGGTGCAAGTGCAAACCCCATCCGACACCTTCATCGACCCACAAGACGAATCCAGCTTTTTCTATAGAGCTGGCGTCTATTCGCCAGACAAAAGCATTGGCTTTCTGATGCGCCGCGTACTCAGCTCCATCCTGCAGCAGGCCGATGCACAACTGGCCGAGCATGGACTGACCTATGTGCAATGGCTGCCGCTGTACAAGCTGCTGTTGTGCGCCGACACCAATAGCAGCGATCTGGCCAAGGCGCTGGGCATGGACCCGGCCTCTGTGACCCGCGCGCTGGACCGCATTGAAGCCAAGGGCCTGCTGCGCCGTGAACGCTCCACCACCGACCGCCGCGTGGTGCACCTGGTGCTGACCGACGAAGGCCGCAGCGTGGCCACACAGGTTCCCAAGGTGCTGACCCAGGTGCTCAACGGCCACCTCAGCGGTTTCAGCCATAGCGAATGCGCGCTGATGCTCTCCATGCTGCAACGCATGCTGGCCAATGGAGATGCCCTGCGAGAAGCGCTGCAGCACGCACCGCCAGATCCCACCGAATAAACCGGCTCGGGCTTGCATCACCTCAGCAGGCCTGAAACGACTGACCTCACTGCCCCATTTCAATAAAAACCACTGGCACTTTTCCATGACCCAACGCACTCAACGCAACACCGTCGCGCTCGCGACCCTGGTCGCCGCACTGGCACTGGCTGGTTGCGCCTCCCAAGGCCCGGTCCACACACCGCTGGCGCAGATCTCAGCGGCAGATACAGGCCTGACGGGCATCTCGGCCATCAGCGCCGCAGACGCCACAGCCCTGAGCTCCCCCCAGTGGTGGACAGGGCTGGGTGATGCCCAGCTCAACCAGCTCATCAATCAGGCGCTGACTGGCAGCCCCAGCCTGGCAGCCAGCAATGCCCGCTTTGAAAAAGCAGCGGCCCTTGCCACCGCGAGCAGCACGGCCAGCGATATTCGCGGTCAGCTAGGCGTAGACCTGACCCGCCAGCGCTATACGGCCAACGGCATGATTCCCGCGCCTATCGCCGGCAATTTCTATAACAGCGGCAATGTACAGGCCGGCCTGTCCTGGGCCCCCGACTTTTTTGGCAAGCATTCGGCCGAGCTGCAATCGGCCCTGGGCCAGGCACGCGCAGCAAAAGCCGATTCAGCCGCAGCCGCGACTCAGCTGGCCGCGCAAGTGGCCCGCAGCTATGTCGCTCTGGCCCGTTTGATTGCACAGCGAGAAGTGGCCGAGCGCACGCTGGGCCAGCGCCAGTCGCTCTTAAGTTTGAGTGAGCAACGCACCAAAGCCGGTCTGGACAGTCAGGTCGAACTGACGCAAGCACAGGCCGGTATGCCTGAGGCCCGCACGCAGATTGAAATGCTCAATGAGCAAATTACCCTCACGCGCCGCACCATTGCCGTGCTGTGCGCGCAGGCACCCGATGCGCAAAATGCGCTGTCGCCCAAGCTGGCGGCACTGCGCCTTCAGAACGTGCCCCAGACTCTGGGCGCTGACCTGTTGGGCCGTCGCCCCGATGTCGTGGCCGCACGCTGGCGCGTGGAAGCTGCGACGCAGGGCATTGATGCCGCCAAGGCCGACTTTTACCCCGATGTGAACCTGACCGCCTTTGTTGGCCTGAACGCGCTGGGGCTGGACAACCTGTTTCAAGGCAGCTCACGTCAGCTGGGCATTACGCCCGCTCTGCGCCTGCCCATTTTTGATGGCAAGCGCCTGCGCGCCCAACTGCGTGGCAAGCAGGCCGATCTGGATACCGCCATTGCCCAGTACAACGGTGCGGTGCTGGATGCCGTCAAGCAGGCCGGGGACTCCATTGCCTCGGTTCAGTCACTGCAGCGCCAGCAATCGCTGCAGACCGAATCACTGGCCAAGGCCGAGCGTGCTTATGACTTTGCCGTGCAGCGCTACCGCGCCGGATTGGGCAACCAGATCACGGTGCTGAACACCGAAACCCAGCTCATCACCCAGCGCCGCCTCGCCGTGGACCTTCGGGCCCGCGAGCTGGACACCCGCGTGGCGCTGGCCGCCGCATTGGGTGGAGGCTGGAGCGACGACACGCAGGCCGTGCAGGTCAGCGGCAACTGAGTCCATCACTTTTCACTGGGCGCAGCCTTTAGAGGCGCGCCCTGGCAGCAAAACCACTCATACAGATAACAAAGCGCCAAACATCATGACCGACAACACCAAGCCACAAAGCACCGCAACCAACGCAGCCCCTCAAGCTCCCGCTTCCGCCTCGCCCACCGCCAACCCTACAGGTCGCCGCAAAGGCCTGACCATCGTGGCCGCCGCCGTGGCCGTAGGTGCCATTGCCTGGGGTGGCTGGCACTGGATGGTGGCCCGCAACTACCAGTCCACAGACAATGCATATGTCGCAGGCAATGTGGTGCAAATCACGCCTCAGGTGGGCGGCACCGTCATCAGCATTGGCGCGGACGATACCGATTACGTCAAGGCCGGTCAGGTGTTGGTGCAACTGGATCCTGCCGACTATCTGGTGCAGCTGGCGCAGGCCGAAGCCCAGCTGTCGCAAACCGCGCGTCAGACCCGCACCTTGTATGCCAACAACGCCCCGCTGGCCGCACAAGTCGCCCAGCGCGAAGCCGACCTGCTGCGCCTGAAGGCCGATGCCGCCAAGGCCAGCGACGATGTGGAGCGCCGTCGCCCCCTGACCGCCACCGGTGCCGTAGGCAAGGAGGAGTTTGACCACGCCAAGGCCGTAGCCACAGCCGCCAGCAACGCTGTGGTCGCCGCCGATGCCGCGGTGCGCGCCGCAAAGGCCCAGTTAGCCGCGGCTGAAGCGCAGACCAAGGGCACGACGGCAGAAGACTTCCCCGCCGTGATGGCCGCCGCCGCCAAAGTGCGCGAGGCTTACCTGTCGCTGCAGCGCACACGCCTGATCTCGCCCGTGGATGGCTTTGTCGCCAAGCGCGGTGTGCAACTGGGCCAGCGCGTGGCGGCAGGCGCACCCATGATGACGGTCGTGGATCTGCACAACCTCTGGGTCGATGCCAACTTCAAAGAAAGCCAGCTGGCCGACCTGCGCATGGGCCAGAAGGTAGAGCTGACCGCCGATGTGTATGGCGACAAGACCCCCTATGAAGGCAAGGTCGTGGGCCTTGGCGCAGGCACCGGCGCAGCGTTCTCACTGCTTCCAGCACAGAACGCCACCGGCAACTGGATCAAGGTAGTGCAGCGCGTGCCCGTGCGCGTGAGCCTGGAGCCCGAAGCCCTCAAGCAGCACCCCCTGCGCGTGGGCCTGTCCATGGATGTCAAGGTCGATATCCGCGACAAGGATGGCCTGGCGCTGGCCAACGCCCCCCGCACCACGCCCGTGGCGCAGACTGCGGTGTATGACGGCACGCTGGCGCAGGCCGAAGAGCGCATTCAGCACATCATTTCAGGCGACAAACTGCCCGCACTGACATCGCTGAGCAAGCTGCCTGCCGCGCAATCAGAAGCAGCGGCCACACCAGCCAATGCCGAGCCCGCAAAACAAGAGCAGCAGCCTGCCCAATAAGAGGCGGAAATCAGCCATGACTTCCCCCTCTTCCGCCTCCCCCGAGGACACCGGAGCCACTGGCCCCGGCAAGGCACCGCCGCTGCGCCCCATGGCCATGCCCGCCATTCCGCCCCTCAAGGGAGCGCCATTGGTGCTGGGTACGCTGGCCCTGTCGCTGGCCACCTTTATGAATGTGCTGGACTCCTCCATCGCCAACGTGGCCATTCCGGCCATCTCGGGCGATGTAGGCGTCAGCCCCAGCCAGGGCACCTGGGTCATCACCAGCTTTGGTGTGGCCAACGCCATCTCCGTGCCGCTGACCGGCTGGCTCACGCAGCGCTTTGGTGCCGTGCGCCTGTTCACCATGAGCGTGCTGCTGTTCGTGCTGACCTCCTGGCTTTGCGGCTTTGCTCACTCGCTAGAGATGCTGGTGTTCTTTCGCGTGCTGCAAGGCCTGGTCGCCGGGCCCATGATTCCGCTGTCGCAAACCCTGCTTTTAGCCAGCTACCCCCCGGCCATGGCAGGGGTGGCGCTATCACTTTGGGGGGTTACCACGCTGGTGGCCCCCGTGGTAGGGCCGCTTTTGGGCGGCTGGATTACAGACAACATCTCCTGGCCGTGGATTTTCTACATCAACGTGCCCGTGGGCCTGCTCTCGGCTGTCATGACCTGGAGCCTGTACCGCAGCCGCGAGACGCCGACACGCAAGCTGCCCATCGACACCGTGGGCCTGAGCCTGCTGGTGCTCTGGGTCGCCGCGCTGCAGCTGATGCTGGACAAGGGCAAGGAGCTGGACTGGTTTGCCTCCAATGAAATCATTGCTTTTGCCGTGATCGCCGTCGTTGCCTTTGCCGTGTTCGTGGTCTGGGAACTGACCGATGCCCACCCGGTAGTCGACCTGCGCCTGTTCAAGCGGCGCAACTTTGCGGCCGGCTCGATTTCGCTGTCGATTGCCTACGGCCTGTTCTTTGGCAATGTGGTGCTGCTGCCCCTGTGGCTGCAGCAGTGGATGGGTTACACCTCCACCTCAGCCGGTCTGGCACTGGCGCCCGTGGGGATACTGGCGATTATTCTGACGCCCATCGTCGGCCGCAAAGTCGCCGTCTGGGACCCGCGCAAGATGGCGACTGCTGCCTTCATGGTGTTTGCGCTGGTACTGTGGATGCGCTCGAAGTTCACTGTAGAGACGGACTTCGGTCATATCCTGATTCCCACGCTGATTCAGGGCGGCGCCATGGCCTTCTTCTTCATTCCGCTGACCACCATCACGCTCAGCGGGCTGACGCCAGATCGCATTCCGGCAGCCGCAGGCCTGTCCAACTTTGTGCGGATTACGGCGGGTGCAATGGGCACCTCCATTGCCACGACCCTGTGGGAAAACCGGGCCTCCATGCACCACGCTCACCTCACAGAGCTGCTGGTGCAAGGCCAGGGCACGTTTGCCATCACCGTAAAGCAATTGCAGGCGGCGGGCATGAGTGCAGAGCAGGCCTATGCACAGATCAACCGGCTGATTGACCAGCAAGCCTTCACCCGCGCTGCGGACGATATCTTTCTGGCATCGTCCTTTCTGTTCCTGAGCCTGATCGTGCTGATCTGGTTCACCAAGCGCCCTGCTCCGCAGGCCGGTGGCGGAGCAGACGCAGCCGCTGGCGCGCATTGAGAAACGCAGAGTAAAAGCACAGAGTAGTAACGCCAAGCTTCAAGCCAAAATAGCTGCCAGCGCTTTATCCATCAGCGTTGGTAGCTATTTTTTTGAGAGAAAAAGGCGCTTATTGGAACTTGGGCAAGAATACTTTCATGCCTATTTCAAACTTCTCCCGCCCTGCGGCCATCTGCGCCATTACCCTCGCAACCGTGGTGCTTGGTGCCTGCACCACGGTTGCACCGGATAAGCCCGGCAATACGGAGAGCGCGCAAGCCACGGTGAGCCAGCCATCATGGCCAGAATGGACACGCACAGAATGCATTCCTATGGCCCAGCTGGATCAGCAACCCCAGCTGCGCCGCCAGACAAGCCCGATCATCCAGTCCAGCTGGTTTCCCAAAGGGCTTCACACCACCGTCACCTTCTTGCTTGAAGTCACTCCTCAAGGCGAGCTGGGCCGCGTGCTCTGGCAACCCGCCAAGACCGACCCACGCATCGTGAAAACCATTCAGACGTCGCTTACACGCTGGAAGTTCAAGCCCGGCATGCGCCAGGGCCAGCCCGTCACCACCTGCTTCGAGCAGCCTTATGAATTGATCTTTCCGCCCATCAATGAACCGGTGGCGAATACACCTTAGAGCACCTTAATACGTCGTTGCTTCGCCTCAAACGCAAACCTCCGGTTTGCTGGGTAGCGTTAGCCGCTCTTAATCCGAACCTTTCACTCAGATACGGCTGCTTGCAAGTTTGTGCTTGCAGTGCACAAGCCCAGCCTCAACTATTCACTCTGACTGACTTCAGGCCCTGCACTTGATTCGCTTTTCATCTTCAATCGCTGACTATCAGGCATCGCCCCAGAACCGGGACGGGCTCTTTCACAACGTCCATCCGCGCCCAGCCAACGGCCCCAAGCCGGATGCCAGAACGCTGTGGAAATTTCTGTTCAACAAGCCCGCCAACACCGAGCCCGGCAGCGCACTTCCCCTACAAAAACTCAGCCGCGCCGCGCTGGATGCCGCGCCTGAGCGCAGCCTGTACCGCCTAGGTCACTCCACTGTGTTGATCAAGCTGCGCGGCGGCTGGTGGCTGACGGACCCCGTCTTCTCTCTGCGCGCTTCGCCGTTTTCCTTTGCCGGGCCCAAACGTTTTCATGCACCGCCAGTTGCGCTGCATGAACTACCCCCGCTGCATGGCGTCATCCTCTCGCACGATCATTACGACCATCTGGACCGTGCCACCATCCGTGCGCTGGCTCCCAAAGTGGGCGTATTCCTTTGCACGCTTGGCGTGGGTGACCGACTCATGGACTGGGGCGTTCCCGCCGCAAAAGTCCGCCAGCACGACTGGTGGCAGAGCAGCGAAGTCAATGGCCTGCGCATGACCGCCACACCCGCCCAGCACTTTTCAGGCCGTGGGCTTGGCGACGGGAACCGTACGCTGTGGGCATCGTGGGTGATTGAAGATTTGCAGAGCGCATTGCCACTGCGCGTTTTCTTCAGTGGCGATGGCGGCTACTTTGACGGTTTTAAAGAGATAGGCCAGCGCTTTGGCCCCTTTGATCTGACGCTGATGGAAACCGGTGCCTATGACGAGCACTGGCCCTATGTTCACATGCACCCACAGCAAACGCTGCAAGCCCATCAGGACCTGCAGGGCCGCTGGCTGCTGCCGATTCACAACGGCACCTTCAATCTGGCCATGCACGCGTGGTGGGACCCCTTCGAGCAGATTTTGTATCTGGGCCAGCAGCAAGCCATCCCCGTCGCCACACCCATGATGGGCGAGCGTATCGACCTGAACCAGCCCCACGCCTGCAGCCCTTGGTGGCGGGCCTGCATGCCCCAAAACGCATTCACTGCGGCCTCTGTGCCAGAGCTATCGTAAACCCCAGCCTGCCAGAAACTATTCAGGGCTGGTCAGACAGTTCTACTAGAATTGCCACTGTCAGGAGAGAGTGCTCTCAGCTTCACGCTGCAACGCACCGCCGAAGGCGCAGACACCCCACCTGGTGCCCAAACGCTCAGGCAAAAGGACTGACAAGCGCTGCCGCGCTGAATGCAGGCAGCGTTCCTTGCTGGAGAGAGATGCCGCACTACGCAATT harbors:
- a CDS encoding HlyD family efflux transporter periplasmic adaptor subunit, with product MTDNTKPQSTATNAAPQAPASASPTANPTGRRKGLTIVAAAVAVGAIAWGGWHWMVARNYQSTDNAYVAGNVVQITPQVGGTVISIGADDTDYVKAGQVLVQLDPADYLVQLAQAEAQLSQTARQTRTLYANNAPLAAQVAQREADLLRLKADAAKASDDVERRRPLTATGAVGKEEFDHAKAVATAASNAVVAADAAVRAAKAQLAAAEAQTKGTTAEDFPAVMAAAAKVREAYLSLQRTRLISPVDGFVAKRGVQLGQRVAAGAPMMTVVDLHNLWVDANFKESQLADLRMGQKVELTADVYGDKTPYEGKVVGLGAGTGAAFSLLPAQNATGNWIKVVQRVPVRVSLEPEALKQHPLRVGLSMDVKVDIRDKDGLALANAPRTTPVAQTAVYDGTLAQAEERIQHIISGDKLPALTSLSKLPAAQSEAAATPANAEPAKQEQQPAQ
- a CDS encoding efflux transporter outer membrane subunit, with product MTQRTQRNTVALATLVAALALAGCASQGPVHTPLAQISAADTGLTGISAISAADATALSSPQWWTGLGDAQLNQLINQALTGSPSLAASNARFEKAAALATASSTASDIRGQLGVDLTRQRYTANGMIPAPIAGNFYNSGNVQAGLSWAPDFFGKHSAELQSALGQARAAKADSAAAATQLAAQVARSYVALARLIAQREVAERTLGQRQSLLSLSEQRTKAGLDSQVELTQAQAGMPEARTQIEMLNEQITLTRRTIAVLCAQAPDAQNALSPKLAALRLQNVPQTLGADLLGRRPDVVAARWRVEAATQGIDAAKADFYPDVNLTAFVGLNALGLDNLFQGSSRQLGITPALRLPIFDGKRLRAQLRGKQADLDTAIAQYNGAVLDAVKQAGDSIASVQSLQRQQSLQTESLAKAERAYDFAVQRYRAGLGNQITVLNTETQLITQRRLAVDLRARELDTRVALAAALGGGWSDDTQAVQVSGN
- a CDS encoding DHA2 family efflux MFS transporter permease subunit; this encodes MTSPSSASPEDTGATGPGKAPPLRPMAMPAIPPLKGAPLVLGTLALSLATFMNVLDSSIANVAIPAISGDVGVSPSQGTWVITSFGVANAISVPLTGWLTQRFGAVRLFTMSVLLFVLTSWLCGFAHSLEMLVFFRVLQGLVAGPMIPLSQTLLLASYPPAMAGVALSLWGVTTLVAPVVGPLLGGWITDNISWPWIFYINVPVGLLSAVMTWSLYRSRETPTRKLPIDTVGLSLLVLWVAALQLMLDKGKELDWFASNEIIAFAVIAVVAFAVFVVWELTDAHPVVDLRLFKRRNFAAGSISLSIAYGLFFGNVVLLPLWLQQWMGYTSTSAGLALAPVGILAIILTPIVGRKVAVWDPRKMATAAFMVFALVLWMRSKFTVETDFGHILIPTLIQGGAMAFFFIPLTTITLSGLTPDRIPAAAGLSNFVRITAGAMGTSIATTLWENRASMHHAHLTELLVQGQGTFAITVKQLQAAGMSAEQAYAQINRLIDQQAFTRAADDIFLASSFLFLSLIVLIWFTKRPAPQAGGGADAAAGAH
- a CDS encoding MBL fold metallo-hydrolase; protein product: MIRFSSSIADYQASPQNRDGLFHNVHPRPANGPKPDARTLWKFLFNKPANTEPGSALPLQKLSRAALDAAPERSLYRLGHSTVLIKLRGGWWLTDPVFSLRASPFSFAGPKRFHAPPVALHELPPLHGVILSHDHYDHLDRATIRALAPKVGVFLCTLGVGDRLMDWGVPAAKVRQHDWWQSSEVNGLRMTATPAQHFSGRGLGDGNRTLWASWVIEDLQSALPLRVFFSGDGGYFDGFKEIGQRFGPFDLTLMETGAYDEHWPYVHMHPQQTLQAHQDLQGRWLLPIHNGTFNLAMHAWWDPFEQILYLGQQQAIPVATPMMGERIDLNQPHACSPWWRACMPQNAFTAASVPELS